The Coffea arabica cultivar ET-39 chromosome 9e, Coffea Arabica ET-39 HiFi, whole genome shotgun sequence genome has a window encoding:
- the LOC113709921 gene encoding protein FAR1-RELATED SEQUENCE 5-like, with protein MGQDGALKTHDMVQGTENGKMGLDVCGRLRSFDLNQEPECDRDTFIEESGGSIGGHEDEEANELVGAIGVDDVMKLTFDTEEEAWEFYNLYAKLNEFGIRKSNAKRDADGISRFRKWVCCCEGYRNEKWFNYEDRKREAKPITRIGCGACFRVKYDIESVKYVVTRFIMEYNHPLASEANVQHIRSHRKVSDAEYAQAKSLKLVGARICQIMKHFVIKAGGYSNVGFCIKDLYNRMDEERRKDIFNGDAEGALGFLAAKKDADDMFFYKYHVDNEGRLARLFWADSKSRADFSVFGDVLVFDTTYKTNKYRKPLVVLAGVNNHLNSTIFGCALLSDERIETYEWVLSTFVEAMKDRKPVAVMTDGDSAMRRAIKNLLPDACHRLCSWHLHRNARSNIRCEEFNNRFYNLMARKCSTLEFEDRWARLVNECGVVENEWVKKLYRRRRLWAEAYLRGHFFAGMRSTQRCEKMNAFLNEYLNEKMRLYEFVRSFDLAIAWLRHTESKAVHTSENTKPVLTTILPELEGSAAEVFTRNVFFMVRKHLNRQELLISEGWSEDGGNRTYYYSKYGGHEISWRVDYDRSMEKLICSCMKFESKGIPCAHMFRVMVVEGMNRIPEACISKRWTKGVHCSNNGMKAFVADEQLTQMARYGTLKSSCNTMCYYASYMDDAFNDLQQMFDKHSVDLKEKWIDRGYGGDGFAMDSRVRNDRSRRTFGLLDPRVSRSKGDHKHAEAKKKRKCGHCRQATTNEHAHTKRIRTTQQLMMIIWKTVWMTRWKNHLKLVRAGATQANGEDKHLYHNHSVAVEGTQVANKEVQEKDEALLL; from the exons ATGGGGCAGGATGGGGCGCTTAAAACTCATGACATGGTACAGGGAACAGAGAACGGAAAAATGGGGTTGGATGTTTGCGGCAGGTTAAGGTCATTTGACCTTAACCAAGAACCTGAGTGTGACCGAGACACATTCATTGAAGAAAGCGGTGGTTCAATAGGAGGACACGAAGATGAGGAGGCAAATGAATTGGTGGGCGCAATAGGCGTGGATGACGTAATGAAATTAACATTTGACACGGAAGAAGAAGCTTGGGAATTCTATAATTTGTATGCGAAACTAAACGAATTTGGAATTCGTAAAAGTAATGCCAAACGAGATGCAGATGGCATTTCAAGATTTAGAAAATGGGTATGTTGCTGTGAAGGTTATAGGAATGAAAAGTGGTTTAATTATGAAGACCGGAAAAGAGAAGCAAAACCAATCACAAGAATCGGGTGTGGGGCTTGCTTTCGCGTGAAATATGACATAGAATCGGTAAAGTATGTGGTGACACGTTTCATTATGGAGTACAATCACCCGCTGGCATCAGAGGCAAATGTGCAACACATTAGGTCGCATAGAAAAGTGAGTGATGCAGAATATGCGCAGGCAAAAAGTCTAAAGTTGGTTGGGGCCAGAATATGCCAGATAATGAAACATTTTGTTATCAAAGCCGGAGGGTATAGTAACGTGGGATTTTGCATTAAGGATTTGTATAACCGAATGGACGAGGAACGTAGAAAAGATATTTTTAATGGCGATGCAGAAGGGGCACTTGGGTTCTTGGCAGCGAAGAAGGATGCcgatgacatgttcttttatAAATATCATGTAGATAACGAAGGAAGATTGGCAAGGTTGTTTTGGGCAGATTCTAAATCTCGTGCGGACTTCAGTGTATTTGGAGATGTATTGGTGTTTGATACaacatacaaaacaaataaataccgCAAGCCACTAGTTGTACTTGCAGGGGTAAACAACCATTTGAACAGTACTATTTTTGGCTGTGCACTGCTATCAGATGAGAGGATTGAAACATATGAATGGGTGCTAAGTACATTTGTAGAGGCTATGAAAGATAGAAAGCCAGTAGCAGTGATGACAGATGGGGACAGTGCAATGCGAAGAGCCATAAAGAATCTTCTCCCGGATGCTTGTCACAGGCTATGTTCGTGGCACTTGCATAGAAATGCACGGAGTAATATTCGCTGCGAGGAGTTTAATAACAGGTTCTATAACCTGATGGCGAGAAAGTGTAGCACTCTTGAGTTTGAGGATCGGTGGGCTAGGTTGGTTAATGAATGTGGGGTGGTAGAGAATGAGTGGGTGAAGAAGTTGTACCGTAGGAGAAGGTTATGGGCAGAGGCCTATTTACGCGGTCATTTTTTTGCAGGTATGAGAAGTACTCAAAGGTGTGAGAAAATGAATGCTTTTTTGAACGAGTACTTGAATGAAAAAATGCGACTATATGAATTCGTTAGAAGTTTTGATTTGGCAATAGCATGGCTTCGACATACTGAGAGCAAAGCAGTTCACACAAGCGAAAACACAAAACCAGTCTTAACCACAATCCTGCCCGAATTAGAGGGGAGCGCAGCGGAGGTGTTTACAAGGAATGTGTTCTTCATGGTGAGGAAGCATTTGAACAGGCAAGAACTTCTAATTTCTGAGGGCTGGAGCGAGGATGGAGGGAATCGTACATATTATTACTCGAAATATGGTGGACACGAAATAAGTTGGAGGGTGGATTATGATAGGTCAATGGAGAAGCTAATCTGCTCTTGCATGAAATTCGAGTCAAAGGGGATTCCTTGTGCTCACATGTTTCGCGTGATGGTGGTAGAAGGAATGAACAGGATCCCAGAAGCATGCATTTCGAAGCGGTGGACAAAGGGAGTTCACTGTAGTAATAATGGAATGAAAGCATTTGTTGCAGACGAACAGCTGACACAAATGGCCAGATATGGCACTTTAAAGTCCAGCTGTAATACTATGTGTTACTATGCCTCCTACATGGATGATGCGTTTAATGACCTGCAACAGATGTTTGACAAGCATTCTGTGGACCTAAAGGAGAAGTGGATTGATAGGGGATATGGGGGAGATGGATTTGCAATGGATTCAAGAGTGAGGAACGATAGAAGTAGAAGAACATTCGGGCTGTTAGATCCCAGGGTGTCCCGGTCTAAAGGTGATCACAAGCATGCAGaagcaaagaagaaaagaaagtgtgGTCATTGCAG GCAGGCCACAACCAACGAACATGCCCATACAAAAAGAATTCGTACAACACAGCAGTTGATGATGATTATATGGAAAACTGTTTGGATGACTCGctggaaaaatcatttgaaattgGTACGGGCTGGAGCGACTCAGGCGAATGGAGAGGACAAGCATTTGTACCACAACCATTCGGTAGCGGTGGAAGGGACACAGGTGGCCAACAAAGAAGTCCAGGAGAAAGATGAGGCACTACTGTTGTGA